From the genome of Thermoanaerobaculales bacterium:
GGCCACCGCTCGGGCCTGGCCAGCAGCTCCGGGCCGAGGCCGACGCTGATCTGCCGGGAGCCGTCGCGGCCGCACTCGCCCTTGCCGTGCAGGAAGAGGACCACCGGCCACGTGCGGGAGGCGTCGTAGCTGCGCGGCACGTAGAGCGCGTAGGGGTAGCTGCGTTCGCCGAGCTCGAGCGAGCCAAAGACGAAGCCGGTGCACGACGGCGCGGCAAGGTCCCCCGGAGATGACGCGCACGCCGCCGCCAGCACCGCGACGGCGAGGACTGCAGACCACCCGCCCCCGACATCCATTGCGACCTCCCTCACCAATCGATCACCACCACCGGGAACTGGCATGTGTCCACCTCGGCGCGCATTGCAGGCCCCGATCGCCGGCTAGAGCTCCACCAGCCCCGTCGCTGCGGCGACGATGCGCTCGACGTTCGGCAGCGCCCGCCCCTCGCGGCGGCGGTCGTACGGGATCGTGTCCTCGACGCAGACTCTGGCAAAGCGCGCGGCGATGCCGGCCTCGAGCACGGTGGCGGCGAGCTCGCCGGACAGCCCGAAGTCGCGGTAGTCCTCGTCGACCACCAGTAGCCGCCCGGAGCGCCGCACCGCCTCGACCACGGCCGCCCGGTCGAGGGGCTGGACGCTGCGCAGGTCGATGACCGCGGCCTCGGCGCCCCGCTCAGCCGAAAGCCGCTCGGCGGCCGCGAGGGCACGGTGGACCGCGACCCCGACCCCGGCGATCGTCAGGTCGCTCCCCTCCCGCCTCGTCCTCGACACGCCGAGCGGGATCGGCTCCCAACGGTCGGGCACGGGCCCCCGCGCGCCGGCCGGCGGCACGTCGTACACCTGGTTGGTGCGACCGCCAGCCCCCAAGAAGTCGAGCCAGTCCTCGGCCAGCAGCTTGTGCTCGAGGAAGACCACCGGCCCGCCGTGGGCGAGCGCGCCGAGCAGCAGCCCGCCGGCGTCGTCCGGGCTCGAGGGCACCAACACGGCGAGCCCCGGGATGTGGGCGAGCCAGGCCCACAGCGCCTGCTCGTGCTGGCCGCCGTCGCCGTAGCCGCCGCCGCAGGTCGCGCGGACCACCACCGGCGCCTGCCAGCGGCCGCCCGAGAAGGCCTCCAGCTTGGCCGCCTCATTCACCAGGGCGTCGACCGCGACCGGGATGAAGTCGACCAACATGATCTCGACCACTGGCCGCAGCCCGGCCATGGCGGCGCCGACCGCGGCACCGAGGAAGGCCGACTCGCTGATCGGCGCCGGCCGCACCCGCGCCTCGCCGAAGCGGGCATAGAGGTTCATCCGCAGGCCGGCCACGTCCTCGCCGAGCACCACCACCCGCTCGTCGGCGGCCATCACCTGGGCAAGCGCGTCCTCGATCGCCGCTGCGAAGGTCAGGCTTTTCATGCCGGCACCTCCTCGAGGCTCTCGAGCGCAGCTCGGACCGCGGCCTTGACCGCCGCTTCGACCTCGCGCTCGATGGCCTCGAGCTCTCCGGCAGCAACGCGCAGCCGGCCACGCAAGCGCTCCACCGGGTCGCGTCCCCGCTCGGCGGCAGCCCGCCCGACCATGCCGGTGATGCAGGTAAGGCTCGAGACGCGATCGGCGACGCCGGCGCCAGCGGCAGCAGTCACCGCCCTCGCCAGCGGGCCGACCTTGTCCTTCAGCTCATCCACCGGGTGGCGCACGAGCCGCCGCAGCGGGTCGCCCAGGAAGTGTCCCTCGGGGTGCACGCAGGCAGCGTGAAGGTAGCCCGGACCGCCGCCGCGACGGGCGCGCAGGACCGCCTCGCCGGCCGCCTGCCACACCGCCTCGACGTCGGCGCCGTCGACCTCGACGGCCGGCAGGCCAAAGCCGTGCACCCGGTCCGGCAGATTCCCCGAGGTGACGCGAGCCGACCGCGTGGTGATCGCCATGCCGTTGTCCTTGCACACGAAGAGCACCGGCAGCCGCCAGGAGCCGGCGAGGTTGAGACACTCGAGCAGCATGCCCTGGTTCATCGCGCCCTCGCCGAAGAAGGCGACCGCCACTCGGTCCGGACGCAGCTGCTGGTGGGCCAATGCGAATCCGCAGGCGAGCGGCCCCGAGCTGCCGACGATCCCCGACGAGGCGGCCAGGTGCTCCTTCGAGAACAGGTGCATGTGGCCGCCGAGGCCTCGCCCGAGCCCGCCGGCCGCACCCAGGCACTCGGCGACGATGGCGGCGAGGTCGACGCCGCGCATCACCATCGGCGGGGTCGAGCGGTGATCAGCGGCCACGCCGTCACCCTCGGCGAGGTGGTCGAGGACGCCGGCGACGATCCCCTCCTCGCCGATGCCGAGGTGCATCTCGCCCGAAATCAGGCCCTCGCGCCAGAGCCGAGCGATCTCCTCCTCGAGCCGCCGGCTGGTCCGCATCATCCGGTACAGCCTCAGCAGATCGGGTTTCATGGCGTCGCCTCCACCGTTCGAGTGGTCGTTCGAGCCGGCGTCGCTCCGATGGACGTGGACCGATTGTAGCGGAGGGTGGGGGTGGCCGGGGTGTCCTGCGGCCTCCCTCACCTGGCGTCAAACTCGCGGCGGGCAGTCCGATGGGCGCTCCCTTACGAGCCCACCCGGCCGGTTGAGAGCGCGCGCGCCCAGTCGTCTCGGCCGTTCGCTCTCGCGCAGCGGGCCGCCGTCTCCCAGTCATAGGGGACGCGATGGAGCTCCGCACTCCAGCCGTCCGCCATGCGCTCGAGGATCGCGTACGAGGCGTGCGGCGAGCCTGCCTCCATCCGATGAATGACCGGAGAATCGTCCTCGTAGGCAGGCAACCCGACGCTCCCCGGACTGACGATGAGCGGTCCCCCGGGAAGGCGGACCAGCCGAGGCAGGTGGCTGTGCCCGCAGAGCACCAGCGGATGGGTTACTCCGTCCAGCAGGTGCCGCGCCTCCGCATCGCTGCGAACGACCGCGTGACCTGAGGACACATCCTCCAGCAGGTACACGGTGTCGTCGCCCGGCGTGCCGTGAAATAGCAGCACATCGCCATCGAGCACAGCGGTGGCCGGCAGCTGCCGCAGCCAGGACACAGCTCCGGTGCTGAGTGCCTCGACGACGAACCTGAGCGTCGAGCTCCGAGCGAGCGCGCCGGCGCGGGCGTCGACGACGAGGCGGTCCTCGTTGCCGGCGACCGTGGCCAACACCGCCTCCTGCTGGAGCCTGAGGAAGGTCTCCTGAGGCTGGAGCGGGCCGTAGAGGACATCGCCCAGGTTGACGAGCTGCGTCACGCCCCGTCGTCTGGCGTGGTCGAGCACCGCCGCGAGCGCCCAGATGTTGCCGTGGATGTCCGCGAGTGCACCAACGCGGCCGGTCATGCCGTCATCGTACGGATGAGCTCACGCGGAGTTCTTGAGCAGTGCCGGGGCGAGTGCGTCCGAGGCTCTGCTGCCGGCGCCGTCGCTACGCGACCAAGATCCGGACGGATGCGGCGCGCGCGTCACGAGGGTCGGCCAACGATGGCCTCGTTTCCACTCCCCCTTGCGATGCGCGCAGCGCATCCTTCTCGGCGCGCGTGGGGCGCAGGCCAGCCAGCGACCGCGACGCCTCACGAGCACCATGCGGCCCGCGACCCGCGTGCGCCGAGGGGCCTATGCCCTCACGCTCCTAGCCCTTGGCGAGGCGGACCGAGACGCCGGTCAGCGCCTGCTGCTCGATGCCGAGGTAGAACACCGGGGCTTTCTTGTCCTTGAGCGACACGTTGACCTTGTTGTCGTTGGCCTTGACCTTGTACTTGGACCCCGTGGTGAACGCGAGCTGGTTCGCGAGGTCCTTGGCGATCTGCTTGGCCTTGGCCTTGGCGACGACGTTAACCCGGACCAGCTTGGCCTCGCCGCCGGTGGGCTCGAAGACGAGCTCGAGCACGCCGTTGACCTCGGCCTTGCCCTCGATGATGACGTCCCACGACCCGCGGAAGACCCGCTGCGCCTGTGCCTGCTGCGGCGCGGGCGGCGTTTCCGGCTGCGGAGCGGCCTGGGCTGCCGCCGGTGGCTCGGCCGGCGGCGGGGTCTCCTGGGCATATGCCGACGCGCCCAGGACGCAGAGCGCGGCGATGGTCAGCACAATCACGGACTGCAGCGACGGACGACCGCTATTTGTCATGTTTCTCCTCCTCGTGAGCAAACGTATACCTCAGGGGCCGCGATCAGGCTACCACGCAAGATTGCGGACCGCACCGTCGCTGTAGCCCCTTCCGCACTCCCTCTCCCCTATCCCCTGACCCCTATTCCCTTCCACTCCTTCACCCGCCCATCTCGGCCGCGAGCTCGACCTCGACCGTGAAGCGCTCGCCCGCCGGGCTCTCGCCGTCGGCCTGCGACACGCCGCCGGCGACCACGTTGCCGGCGCGCAGCACGTCGTCGAGCACCGGCGCGAGGGCGGCGCGCTGCGCCGCTGGACCGGTGATGGTCAGGCGCGCCACCGGCCAGCGCAGGCTCTTCTGGGCCGTGGTCTTGGTGCCGCGGATCTTGGTCAGCACCTCCACCGCCGCGTCGAAGGTGCCGTGGACCTCGGGCACCGCAACCGCCGCCACCTCGTCGAGCGCCGGCCACGCCGTGGTGTGGACGCTGCGGTCACGGCCGGCGCCGGAGAACCGCCACGACCAGACCTCCTCGGTCACGTAGGGCAGGAACGGGGCGAGCAGCCGCAGGAAGGTGCGCAGCCCCCATGCCAGGGTCGCGATCGCCGAGCGCCGGGCAGGGCTGTCCTCCTCGGCGTAGGATCGAAGCTTGACCAGCTCCAGGTAGTGGTCGCAGAAGTTCCAGAACGACTCCTCGGTGACCTGCAGCGCCGCCGCGTAGTCGAAGGCGTCGAAGGCCCGGGTGGCCTGCTCGATGACCCCGCGCATCCGGTCGACCAGCGCGACGTCGAGCGGCTCGCGGATCGCACCCGGCCCCGGCGCCTCACCCGCGCCGACCGCCCGGTCGAGCTGCATCAGCACGAACCGGCTGGCGTTGAAGACCTTGGTGACCAGCCGCTTGCCGACCTTGAACACGCTCGGGTCGTAGGCGGTGTCGGTGCCGAGCCGGGCGCGGGCTGCCCAGTAGCGCACCCCGTCCGCCGAGAACTCGTCGATGATGTCCTCGGGCGTCACCACGTTGCCCTTGGACTTCGACATCTTCTTGCGGTCCGGGTCGAGGATCCACCCGGAGAGCACGATGTGGTGCCACGGCACGTCGCCGGAGTGCATCCACGCCTTGACGATGGTGTAGAAGGCCCAGGTCCGGATGATGTCGTGGGCCTGCGGCCGGATGTCCATCGGGAACAGCCGCCGGTGGCGCTCGTCGTCGATCGCCCAGTGGGACTGGATCTGCGGGGTGAGCGACGACGTCGCCCATGTGTCCATGACGTCGGGGTCGGCGGTGAACCCGCCCGGCAGGTCGCGCTGCGACTCGCTGAACCCGGGTGGCGTGTCGGTCAGCGGGTCGACCGGGAGCGCTTCAGCGCGGGCGAAGATCGGGCTCGAGAACTCCGGCTCGCCTCCCTCCCCGACCGGGTACCAGACCGGAAAGGGGATGCCGAAGTAGCGCTGCCGGGAGATGCACCAGTCCTGGTTGAGCCCCTCCACCCAGTTGAGGTAGCGGCCCTTCATGTGCGCCGGGTGCCACTCGATCTTGTGGCCCTGCTCGAGCAGCTCGGCGCGGCAGTCGAGGACGCGGATGAACCACTGCCGGGTCGGCACGAACTCCAGCGGCCGCTCGCCCTTCTCGTAGAACTTGACGATCTGCTCGACCGGCTGCGGCTCGCCGACCAGCGACGGGCCGTCGAGGCCGTGCAGGCTCCCGTCCTCGGCCAGCAGCTCGGCAACCCTTCGCTTGGCCTGCTTGGTGTTGAGGCCGGCGAGCTGGTCGTAGGCGCGCTGCGCCGCCTGGGGGTCGACGCTCTCGAACGGCGGCTCGCCGAAGGTCACCGGCAGCAGCCGGCCGTCGCGGCCGAGCACCTGGCGGACCGGCAGGCCGGACTGCTTCCACCACTCGACGTCCATGAGGTCGCCGAAGGTGCAGACCATCAGGATGCCGGTGCCCTTCTCGGGGTCGGCGTGGCCGGCGGCGACGATCGGCACCCGCGCGCCGAACAGCGGCGTGATCGCGTGCTTGCCAAAGAGCGGCCGGTAGCGCTCGTCGTCGGGGTGGGCCACCACCGCGATGCAGGCCGGCAGCAGCTCCGGCCGGGTGGTCGCGATCTTGAGCTCGCCGCCGCCCTCGACCGCGAAGCGCAGGTCGTAGAACAGGCCGTGCTGGGTGCGGTCCTCGACCTCGGCCTGGGCGACGGCGGTCGAGAAGTCGACGTCCCACATCGTGGGCGACTCGAGCTGGTAGACGCGGCCCCGCGCCACCAGGTCGAGGAACGACAGCTGGGAGGTCCGCCGGCAGTGGTCGTCGATGGTCGCGTAGGGCTCGCTCCAGTCGATCGACAGGCCGAGCCGCCGCCACAGGTGCTCGAAGGCCTTCTCGTCCTCAGCGGTGACCAGGCTGCACGCCTCGATGAAGTTGCGGCGCGAGACCTCCTCGATCACCCCCTTGCCCTTGCCGCCGATCGTCGGCTTCCATCCCGGGTCGTAGGGCAGGTGCGGGTTGCAGCGGATGCCGAGGTAGTTCTGGACCCGGCGTTCGGTGGGAAGGCCGTTGTCGTCCCAGCCCATCGGGTAGGCGATGTTCTTGCCGATCATCCGCTGGTAGCGAACCAGCAGGTCCTGGTGGGTGTAGCTGAAGACGTGGCCAACGTGGAGAGAGCCCGAGACCGTCGGCGGCGGCGTGTCGACGACGAAGGTCGCCTCGCGCGGCGCGGTCCGGTCCCAGAGGTAGATTCCCCACTCGTCCCAGCGCCGCCGCCAGGACTCCTCGGTCGCGAGGTGGTCGTAGCTGCTCGGAATGTCCGCCATGGCGCCCTCCGTCCCGCGTCAGCCGCGGGCGGTGGAGAACGCGAAGTCGGCGTCCACGACTTGCAGGCGGTCGGCGTGGACCCATGTCGCCACCGCCCCGCCGTCGTCGAGCACCGCGGCGACGATGGTGTCGTCGTCGCCAAACAGATCGTGCCGCTCCTTCTCCTTGATCAGCGACTCCTCCTTGACCCACAGCACGAGCCGCCGGTCATCGAGCTTGGCCGCGTCGAGGGCGTTGGGGAGGAACTCGCGGATCACCGCGGAGTCGCCTCGCACCACCATCAGCACCGGCCGGTACGTCGACGGCGGGTTCGACGAGAGCCACCGCTCCAACTCGTCACGCGTCTGGACATCGACCAGCCAGGGCCCCATTTCACCATCCTCCTCGCGACATCGGCAGATGATAACAAACAGGGCCGCCGGGCGGGCCCGAGCTTGACAATCCGGCAGCGATCCTGCTTCCCTATGGCCCCGATGGCGAAGGCACTGATCATCGTCGAGTCGCCGGCCAAGGCGCGGACCATCTCCAACTTCCTGGGGCCGGGTTACGAGGTGGAGTCGTCAATCGGCCACATCCGCGACCTCCCGTCGTCCGCTGCCGAGATCCCGGCCAAGCTCAAGAAGGAGCCGTGGTCCCGGCTCGGCGTCGACGTCGCGAACAACTTCACTCCCCTCTACGTCATCCCCCATGGCAAGAAGGCCCAGGTCGACAAGCTGAAGCGCCGGGTCAAGGAGGCCAGCGAGCTGCTGCTCGCGACCGACGAGGATCGCGAGGGCGAGGCGATTGCCTGGCACCTGGTCGAGGTCCTCGACCCGAAGTGCCCGGTCCGGCGGCTCGTCTTTCACGAGATCACCAGGCCGGCCATCGAGCGCGCGCTCGCCGAGCCTCGAGACGTCGACCAGGACCTGGTCGCCGCCCAGGAGGCCCGCCGCATCCTCGACCGGCTGGTCGGCTACGAGGTCTCGCCGGTGCTGTGGCGCAAGCTGCGGCCGAAGCTCTCGGCGGGCCGGGTGCAGTCGGTGGCGACGCGGCTGGTGGTCGCGCGCGAGGAGGCGCGGATGCGCTTCGTCGCCGCCGGCTTTGC
Proteins encoded in this window:
- the valS gene encoding valine--tRNA ligase, producing the protein MADIPSSYDHLATEESWRRRWDEWGIYLWDRTAPREATFVVDTPPPTVSGSLHVGHVFSYTHQDLLVRYQRMIGKNIAYPMGWDDNGLPTERRVQNYLGIRCNPHLPYDPGWKPTIGGKGKGVIEEVSRRNFIEACSLVTAEDEKAFEHLWRRLGLSIDWSEPYATIDDHCRRTSQLSFLDLVARGRVYQLESPTMWDVDFSTAVAQAEVEDRTQHGLFYDLRFAVEGGGELKIATTRPELLPACIAVVAHPDDERYRPLFGKHAITPLFGARVPIVAAGHADPEKGTGILMVCTFGDLMDVEWWKQSGLPVRQVLGRDGRLLPVTFGEPPFESVDPQAAQRAYDQLAGLNTKQAKRRVAELLAEDGSLHGLDGPSLVGEPQPVEQIVKFYEKGERPLEFVPTRQWFIRVLDCRAELLEQGHKIEWHPAHMKGRYLNWVEGLNQDWCISRQRYFGIPFPVWYPVGEGGEPEFSSPIFARAEALPVDPLTDTPPGFSESQRDLPGGFTADPDVMDTWATSSLTPQIQSHWAIDDERHRRLFPMDIRPQAHDIIRTWAFYTIVKAWMHSGDVPWHHIVLSGWILDPDRKKMSKSKGNVVTPEDIIDEFSADGVRYWAARARLGTDTAYDPSVFKVGKRLVTKVFNASRFVLMQLDRAVGAGEAPGPGAIREPLDVALVDRMRGVIEQATRAFDAFDYAAALQVTEESFWNFCDHYLELVKLRSYAEEDSPARRSAIATLAWGLRTFLRLLAPFLPYVTEEVWSWRFSGAGRDRSVHTTAWPALDEVAAVAVPEVHGTFDAAVEVLTKIRGTKTTAQKSLRWPVARLTITGPAAQRAALAPVLDDVLRAGNVVAGGVSQADGESPAGERFTVEVELAAEMGG
- a CDS encoding metallophosphoesterase family protein; its protein translation is MTGRVGALADIHGNIWALAAVLDHARRRGVTQLVNLGDVLYGPLQPQETFLRLQQEAVLATVAGNEDRLVVDARAGALARSSTLRFVVEALSTGAVSWLRQLPATAVLDGDVLLFHGTPGDDTVYLLEDVSSGHAVVRSDAEARHLLDGVTHPLVLCGHSHLPRLVRLPGGPLIVSPGSVGLPAYEDDSPVIHRMEAGSPHASYAILERMADGWSAELHRVPYDWETAARCARANGRDDWARALSTGRVGS
- a CDS encoding transketolase C-terminal domain-containing protein; this encodes MKSLTFAAAIEDALAQVMAADERVVVLGEDVAGLRMNLYARFGEARVRPAPISESAFLGAAVGAAMAGLRPVVEIMLVDFIPVAVDALVNEAAKLEAFSGGRWQAPVVVRATCGGGYGDGGQHEQALWAWLAHIPGLAVLVPSSPDDAGGLLLGALAHGGPVVFLEHKLLAEDWLDFLGAGGRTNQVYDVPPAGARGPVPDRWEPIPLGVSRTRREGSDLTIAGVGVAVHRALAAAERLSAERGAEAAVIDLRSVQPLDRAAVVEAVRRSGRLLVVDEDYRDFGLSGELAATVLEAGIAARFARVCVEDTIPYDRRREGRALPNVERIVAAATGLVEL
- a CDS encoding thiamine pyrophosphate-dependent dehydrogenase E1 component subunit alpha; this encodes MKPDLLRLYRMMRTSRRLEEEIARLWREGLISGEMHLGIGEEGIVAGVLDHLAEGDGVAADHRSTPPMVMRGVDLAAIVAECLGAAGGLGRGLGGHMHLFSKEHLAASSGIVGSSGPLACGFALAHQQLRPDRVAVAFFGEGAMNQGMLLECLNLAGSWRLPVLFVCKDNGMAITTRSARVTSGNLPDRVHGFGLPAVEVDGADVEAVWQAAGEAVLRARRGGGPGYLHAACVHPEGHFLGDPLRRLVRHPVDELKDKVGPLARAVTAAAGAGVADRVSSLTCITGMVGRAAAERGRDPVERLRGRLRVAAGELEAIEREVEAAVKAAVRAALESLEEVPA